In Candidatus Eisenbacteria bacterium, the following proteins share a genomic window:
- a CDS encoding tRNA (adenosine(37)-N6)-threonylcarbamoyltransferase complex ATPase subunit type 1 TsaE — protein sequence MPVEVRSLLRAEGETRAYGRHLGTLLRSGDCVALTGELGAGKTTLVQGILETVHPGA from the coding sequence GTGCCGGTCGAGGTCCGGTCGCTCCTCCGCGCCGAGGGCGAGACGCGCGCGTACGGCCGCCACCTGGGGACGCTCCTCCGGTCCGGGGATTGCGTGGCGCTCACGGGGGAGCTGGGGGCCGGGAAGACGACCCTCGTGCAGGGGATCCTCGAGACCGTGCACCCGGGCGC